The nucleotide sequence TCGATCATCTCTGCGGATGCCCAGACACCTTTCGAAAAAACTTTCCTTCCCTTCTTCTCCGCGACGACAAAGTGTTCGCCAGCCCCTTTCACTCGGCGAGTCAGTGCCGCATCGCCAGGAGGGAGCAATACCCAGCCTGCGGGGATGGAGAGCACCGTCCCGTCTGCGGCCCGGACTGTATCGGGGGTTAATCCGGGACTGAAAATTCTGTCGCTCATCGGTAAGTCACGTCCTTGGTCTTCTGATTTCGATGGTTGAATTGGGGAAAGGGGCGGCACCGCCTCGCGTTCTCTGGCAAGGGGCTGACAACGCTCATAAGGCCTCGAGGTCTGTGCGGCCAGACAGAGACCCACTGTGAACATAATCCCGCAAGCTACGCACGTTACCTATTGTTGATCAGAGCAGCCGACCTGCTGCCATGCCGACGGTGACGGCAATCAGACCGAGCACGACCTGTCCGACGATGTTACCGGCGGCCATCAGCCATTCTGTGTCCCGGATCAGCCCGTCGGTTTCAAAAGCGAAGGTCGAGAATGTGGTGAAGGCACCCATGAATCCGGTCAGAATGATTGCTCGGTGTTCCACGCTGATGAGCGACCGGCCTTCCGCCAGGGACCAGACGAAGCCGAACATCAGACAACCGAGGACATTAATGATGAACGTTCCCAGCGGGAACGGGCCCTCGTACCACCGATGGATGAGATTGCCGAGTCCGAATCGTGCGAGAGCTCCTAACCCACCGGCGACAAAAATCAGACTCAATTTCGACATCAATTCCGGTTCCTGTGTGTCAGAGTCGGCGAGACGAGCCGGGCCGACTCCGGCATTGATCTCTGCCCTTTTTGAAAACCAGGAGGCCCACAGCGAGGCTTCTAGCAACGAATAATGTAGCGGGTCGAGTCGCCAGCGTCTCATGTTCCGCAGCCCGTTTTGTTCACGCAAAGGTCAGTTAATGCGAGAAAGTGAGCCAGCCACGCGGTGGGCGGTCTTGACCATTTCGAGCCGGTGACTTTGAGGGGTTCACGTCACGTTTTATCATCAGGGAACCGCTGCGTCAGTTCCGCCCCACAACGGTGGCCCCATCGCAGAGCGGGAGGAGTGGCCTGTTCTACAGTCACTCTCAGCGCGGGAGGGGGAGGAATACTCCCGTTCCGTAGTGACTCTCAACTGAAAGCCGTTTGCCGAGGAGTTCCGAGAATGAAGGCTGTGCGACTACTGACCATCCTGGCGGCAATGGCACTTTGTGGCGACTCGTCCCCCGTGGCGGCACAGGAATGGACGCGGTTTCGAGGGCCGAATGGCACCGGAGAGAGTGAGGCGACGACGACTCCCGCGACATGGACGTCCGAAGACTACAACTGGAACGTCAAGTTGCCCGGACTGGGGCACTCCTCCCCCGTGGTCTGGGGAAATCAGGTGTTTCTGTTGAGTGCAGATCCCGAAACGGCAACCCGTTATGTTTTGAGCTACGACGCAACGCTTGGAACGGAGCTTTGGAATCGTTCGTTCGAATCGACGCCCCACCACCTGCATAAGCAAAGCAGTTACGCATCGAGCACTCCTGCAGTGGACGCCAATCGTGTGTATGTCGCGTGGTCAGATCCTGCCAGCGTGACATTGATGGCGTTATCGCATCAGGGAGAGATTCTCTGGAAAAGTGATCTGGGACGATGGTACAGCCAGCATGGGTTCGGTACTTCGCCGATGCTGGTCGACGATCTTGTCGTGCTCTCAAACTCGCAAGAGGCCAAGGATGGTCCCAATCCGGCGGAGGAACCGCAGAGTTTCATGATGGCGTTTGACGCCGCGACCGGGGAAGAACGGTGGCGCATCCCCCGTAATCCGGTGAACACAAGTTATGCCGTACCAGCCTTGTTCGAACCCAAGAACCGACCACGGCAAATCGTCTCCATGAGTACGGGTGACGGAATGTTTGGGCTGGATCCGCGCACGGGAATAGAAATTTGGTTCAACAAGTGCTTTGATAAGCGGACCGTCAGTTCGCCACTCGTGATTGGCGACATGATCTTCGGCGGAACGGGTTCGGGCGGCGGAGGCAGTTACGTGGTCGCTTTGCGTAGCGATGGGACCGACGCGTCCCTGGCGTACAAATTCGACGCGCAGGCCCCTTATGTTCCCACGGTTGTCGCTCGGGGTGACCTGTTGTTTCTAGTTTCCGACGGGGGAGTTGCGAGCTGTATTGATCTCAAGACGGCGAAGGTTCACTGGCGACAGCGGATTGGTGGCAACTACAACAGTTCGCCCGTCCGCGCGCATGACAAGCTGTATTGTCTCAGTCAGGATGGCGAGGTCGTCGTTCTGGCTGCGGAAAAGGAGTTCGCTGAACTCGGCCGAGTTTCGCTTGGTGAAGGTTCACGAGCCACACCGGCGATTGCCAACGGCACGCTGTTCCTGAGAACGTTCTCGCACCTGATGTCCGTCGGCGGTTCCCATGGAAAACGGGGCGAACGCTGATCCCGATCGGGTGGATGCCGACGTCCACCGTACCGGTCTTGCCAGAATCTCGTCGATCCGATCGCCACAGTCGCAACCGGGACTGTGGCGGCGGGTCATGCTCTTTCCTCTATTTGGAGGCCGACGCAGCAACCCGATGGGTCGGCTGTGGACGGCCTGGCCGGAACATCTGAGCTTTCCCGAAGACAGGAGTTGTCCCGGTCTCGGTACAGATCTTTCGAATTGATTCTTCGCTCAACTTGCCAAGCAGATCCGGGTCGCAGGCCACCCGTGCGTTGAGGACCAGATCGATCTGCCGCGTTGAGGCGTGTGAGGGGAGAGACAGTTCGGGAGCCAGATCACGAGTGACAAGGTTCGCCACTCCGAATGCCGCGGCGCTCAGCCCGATGACTTTCAGGTGCGCGATTTCAAACCCCTGCTCGACGAGGCGGGTTTTGATGTCGCCAATCACTTTCAAGAGAAATTGATCGAGTAAGAACTCGCTCGGGCTGGTGATCTGCACGCTACTGTTCAGCCAGCCAAGTTCCGCTTCCCCTTCAGCGTAGGTGTCGTAGTCGATGTCGAGAATTCGTCGACCAAAGTCACCCACCTGATCGAGGAATTCGAGATAGGCATCGAATCCCGCACCAGACTTCGCGGAGACGGCAAGTCGGGGTGTGTTCGGGAACTGCGCTTCCAGCAGCGAGTGGAGTTCCGCCAACTCTGCTGGCGAAAGTTCATCGACGCGATTAATGAGAATCACATCGGCCTCTTCCAGTTGCTTTTGCAGGATGTAGGCGGCTTTCGGAGAGAATCCGGTTCCCGGTTCGTTCTTGAGAATCTTCCGCCCCTGGCTTGGTTTCAGAATGACGCCGTAAGGAGCGATTTGAAACCGCGACTGATAAAGCTGTTTGATGGGCTGGATGACGGTGGCAACGAGGTCTGTACAACTGCCGACCGGTTCAGCCAGGATCACATCGGGAGCCTTCTCGATTCCCAGTGAATCAATCGTCGTGATCAGGTCGTCAAATCGGCAGCAGAAGCAGGCGCCCGCCACTTCGCCGACATCGAAACCCTGCGAACGAAGGGATTTCGTATCGACCAGGTCGGCGGCCTGATCGTTGGTCACGATCCCGATATTCAATCCCTTGGAAGTATAGTGACCAGCCAGTCGCGAAAGTGTTGTCGTCTTCCCTGCCCCCAGAAACCCACCGACCATGATGAATCGAACCGACTTTGACATGTCTTCCCTTTCGTGACCTGCGCTGCAATGGATTGAAATTCGCGACGGCAGTATGCGAATCCCGCTCAGGTCCCTGCCTCTCCATGTGCGGCAAGGGGTGAGGGACGCTGAGAGTGTTGATCATCTTCTGCTGAATCGTTCCGAGCATAATGGCAGAGAATGATTAAGTTAACCAACATGGGCGAGAGTGTTTGATGCCGTCAGCATGGGGGGTGAGACTGCCCGGCGATGGTCGAACTTTCGGGCGAAAGCGGGATCCCTCAACTGCAACCTCTTCTGCGCTTCACCCGAATCCGATGTCAGGGATGCCGCAGCGTCATGACATACTTTCAGAACAGGTTCATCCTGTCTGTCCTGCGTTCTGAGTCTGTCGTGATCGGCGATCTCTATTTCTCGGACCTGGCTGCTTTTTCTGCCTCTTTCCGCTTTTTGAAGTCGGCCAGCGTCCCTTCGGGATCGTCATTGAACGCGTCACGGCAGCCGGTGCAGCAAACGTAGAAGGTTTTGCCCTGATGCATCACGGCAATCGTTCCAAGACCTCCAGTTACGACACATTCCGGACCGGAGTTTCCCACAGCGGCGAGTCTTGTCCCCTCTCGCTGGTATCCGATCTCGGCGACGCGCGAGAAAAACGATTGCTGGTGGGGACGCTTTTCCAGCAGCAGCGTGATGCGATTTTCGTTCAGGAGGGTCAGAGTGGCTCGCTGGACATCTGGGTCATCCTCCGATGCAGATTCCAGGACCAGTCGTTTTTCAATTGGCTTTCCCCGGTAGATCCGAGTCGACTCGTCAGCGAGTGTCACCGTCAGCGTGAACGTTTTGTCTTCTTCGTCGTAACTCAGGAGAGCAGATTCCCATTGTTTGCTCCCGCTGATGGCCCAGCGAATTCCCGTGCTTTTGGGCTTCAGTTCCCAGACCGATTCCACACGTTCCTGCCAGGCTCCGGCTTGTGAACCACGCTTTGGCTGGCCGATTCCGCGCCATGTTCCCACCAGAACGTTGTATTCCTGAAGAGCTTGAACCGCGGCTGACCTGGTTGTCTCTTCCGGTGGCGTGTCAGCCGCCGCAGCGACTGTGATGGCGAGGCAGAGAATCAGGAGTGTTCGACGCAGAAATGGACAACTTCGCATGGTCTGGCTCTCATTTTGGTCTCAGTCATTTTGACTTGTGCAGTATCCCAGTTGCCGGAGCAAAACGCCAGAACGAATCCGAACGACAGTGGAACCCATACGTCCCCAGCGAACGAAGCGGCACCCCTGACTGGGGATGTGAGGAGACGTCGGATCGCCAAGGCCTGTAATTGTCGACGGCGTGCGGCGATCAGCCAGAGTCGCTTTGGGGACAGATACGGATTGTCTATCGCCGATCAACTCCGAAACACTGCCGCAGTGCAGGACTGCATCGCAAACGCGGGAGCTTCTTTTCGAGCACTGAAGAGCGGCACTTTTGACGCTTTCCATTCAGTTTTTCTTTCATTCCTGGCGATAGCGACGTAAGGAATGGCATCGAATCAGAAGCGATTTGGAACCATACCTCAGTGGCGACACTGGGCTTGAGGGTTCTCTTGCCAAAAATAAATCAGGCCGTCGGAAAATTGATTGACCAACGGGCCGACCTGGGAACAATCCCAAGTCGGCTCACGATACGCGAGCGATGTGTTGATGCATAAATTGTGCAAAAGCATTGCGTTCGTTTTCACCGAATGCTATCATCTCCACATCTTACTCATCTTCGTGTTGAATTTTTTTCGGGGCAAATTCATGGGACCCACGTCATCTTTCTCCAGGAATGGTCGCGCTGCGAAATCCCTCCTCACGAACCGACGTCCACCGATCAATCGACAGCGCGGAATCCCCCGCGGTTTTACGCTGATCGAACTACTGGTCGTCATTGCGATTATCGCGGTACTGATCGCTCTATTGCTGCCCGCAGTACAGCAGGCGCGCGAAGCGGCTCGCAGGACGCAGTGCAAGAACAATCTGAAGCAGATTGGACTCGCTCTGCACAATTACCACGATAATTTTTCTACGCTGCCACCCGGCTGGATCGGTGTGACTGGAACCACTCCCGATGTCTTCGGGATGAACGGTTGGGGCTGGGCCTCGAAGATTCTTCCCCAGATCGATCAGGGACCGCTCTATAACAGCATCAACTTCAGTGCCAAGATGGAGTCACCCGCGAACGCGATTGCCCGTATCAGTCCCATCTCGGCGTTTCGGTGTGCATCCGATACGGCGCCCGGGTCTGTCTGGAAGATTCAAGATGAATCCGCCACGGATCTCGCCGAACTGGCGGTGGCGAACTACATCGGCGTGTTTGGGACCAGTGAGATTGACCATTGCGCCGATCACCCCAACACCCCCTGCATGGGTGAGGGGGCCTTTTTCCAGAATAGTCGCGTCCAGATTCGTGATTTCACCGACGGGCTGAGCAACACATTGATTGTGGGGGAACGAAGAACTCGCCGGGACAACGGCTATAGCTGGACCTCGACCTGGGCCGGGGTGGTCGCCAATGGTGACGACGCGATCACCCGCGTCCTGGGAAGCAGTGATCACACACCGAACAATCCGGCCAACCACATCGACGATTTCAGCAGTTACCACGTCGGGGGAGCTCACTTTGTACTGGGGGACGGCTCGGTCCGGTTCATCAGTGCGAATATGGACCACGGCCTCTACCAGAATCTGACGACGCGAGCTGCGGGTGATCTGGTGGGCGAATTCTAATCGGGGATTGCTCCCGCCAGCGCCCGGGAACTCGATGTCTCTCGATGCCGAATTTGGCCGGGGAGGCGCGTTTGGGGTGCTGAACACAAAGGTGGCGCACCGTGGCTCCGATGAACTCGTTCGCACGTTTTTCAGTCGTCTTCGTCGCCTTAGAAGAAACTGAAATGGTAGGGGAATGAGTGTGATCCCAGAGGCCACTCGCTATCCTTCCCACCACGTGTCAGTGAGCCGTTCAGGGCTATCGAAGTTCGAGGTGCGTTTGATGAATCGTCCGTTCCCGATGCTTGTGAGCGTGTTGTGCTGGATGGCCTGTGCTGCTGTTTCTACCGCGGTAGGGGCGGAACAGACGCCGCCTGCAACGCCCCCATGGAGCGGATTTCTGACGGGAATCTCCAGCAACCCGGTCAATCCCGAGCAATTGCCACTGACGTGGACGCCTGAAACGGTGACGTGGAAAGCCTCGCTTCAGGGGGACGGGCAATCAAGTCCCGTGATTTGGGAAAATTCTGCCTATGTGACTTCGGTTGATGGACCGAATAAAGAAACATACTACGTTTCTCGAATTGATCTGGCGGATGGCTCGATCCGCTGGAGCAAAGCAATTCCATCGACCGATCCCGTCGAGAGCACGTATCTCGTCAGCCGGGCCGCCCCGACTCCCGTCTGTGACGCGACGAATGTCTACGTCTTCTTTGAGAGTGGCGATCTGATTGCGCTGACTCACGATGGCAAGGAAGTCTGGAAGCGGTCACTGTCGGTCGATTACGGTCGCTTCGACAACAAGTTCGGGCTGGCTGCATCGCCGGTTCAGGATGAAAGCTCGCTTTACATTCTGATTGATCATGCCGGACCATCATACATCCTGGCGATCAATAAGAACGATGGCTCGACGCGCTGGAGGACCCCACGCGAGAGTCGCAGAAGCTGGAGTTCACCGTTTCTGGCCCATATTGATGGTCAGCCCCAGATCGTGTGCAGTTCGGTTGGCAGTGTCGATGGATATGACCCCGCTTCGGGGCAGCAGCTTTGGTCTTACGAAGATGTCGGCGGAAATTCGTCCGCGACCCCGATCGTCTTCAATGGAAATCAGGTGCTGCTCGGTGCATCCGCGCGTTCCTCCGAAGGAACATCAGAAAAGGGTGAGCGGACCAACCTGCTGGGGAGGATCGTCCGTGACAATGACGGCTGGAAGTTCAATGTCCAGTGGGTTGCAGACAAGGCACGAGGCTCGTTCAGTTCACCCGTTTGTTCGCAGCAGCGGGCCTACTGGATCAATTCGTCAGGGGTCATCTTCTGCCTGGATCTGGCGAGCGGCAGGGAGCTCTTCTCTCGCCGTCTTTCGTGCGGAGCATGCTGGGCGACACCCATTCCGGTCGGCGACCGAATCTATGTTTTCGGCAAGGACGGAATTACGACCGTGCTGCAGGCTGCGGACGAATACATCGAACTCGCCGCGGTCAATCGACTCTGGCCATCCCCCGAAGAGGCAGAAAAAAAGCCGGATGCTCCCTCGATCCAGGGGGAACAGGACCCGAACCGTAGAAGGGCCATGCAGAACGCTGCCGGCCCGATTCAGTATGGCGCGGTCGTCATTCCCCAGGGTGTGGTCATTCGATCCGGAAATGCGCTCTACTGCGTGAAGAGCGTTA is from Schlesneria sp. DSM 10557 and encodes:
- a CDS encoding PQQ-binding-like beta-propeller repeat protein, which produces MKAVRLLTILAAMALCGDSSPVAAQEWTRFRGPNGTGESEATTTPATWTSEDYNWNVKLPGLGHSSPVVWGNQVFLLSADPETATRYVLSYDATLGTELWNRSFESTPHHLHKQSSYASSTPAVDANRVYVAWSDPASVTLMALSHQGEILWKSDLGRWYSQHGFGTSPMLVDDLVVLSNSQEAKDGPNPAEEPQSFMMAFDAATGEERWRIPRNPVNTSYAVPALFEPKNRPRQIVSMSTGDGMFGLDPRTGIEIWFNKCFDKRTVSSPLVIGDMIFGGTGSGGGGSYVVALRSDGTDASLAYKFDAQAPYVPTVVARGDLLFLVSDGGVASCIDLKTAKVHWRQRIGGNYNSSPVRAHDKLYCLSQDGEVVVLAAEKEFAELGRVSLGEGSRATPAIANGTLFLRTFSHLMSVGGSHGKRGER
- a CDS encoding GTP-binding protein; this translates as MSKSVRFIMVGGFLGAGKTTTLSRLAGHYTSKGLNIGIVTNDQAADLVDTKSLRSQGFDVGEVAGACFCCRFDDLITTIDSLGIEKAPDVILAEPVGSCTDLVATVIQPIKQLYQSRFQIAPYGVILKPSQGRKILKNEPGTGFSPKAAYILQKQLEEADVILINRVDELSPAELAELHSLLEAQFPNTPRLAVSAKSGAGFDAYLEFLDQVGDFGRRILDIDYDTYAEGEAELGWLNSSVQITSPSEFLLDQFLLKVIGDIKTRLVEQGFEIAHLKVIGLSAAAFGVANLVTRDLAPELSLPSHASTRQIDLVLNARVACDPDLLGKLSEESIRKICTETGTTPVFGKAQMFRPGRPQPTHRVAASASK
- the crcB gene encoding fluoride efflux transporter CrcB → MSKLSLIFVAGGLGALARFGLGNLIHRWYEGPFPLGTFIINVLGCLMFGFVWSLAEGRSLISVEHRAIILTGFMGAFTTFSTFAFETDGLIRDTEWLMAAGNIVGQVVLGLIAVTVGMAAGRLL
- a CDS encoding DUF1559 domain-containing protein, which produces MGPTSSFSRNGRAAKSLLTNRRPPINRQRGIPRGFTLIELLVVIAIIAVLIALLLPAVQQAREAARRTQCKNNLKQIGLALHNYHDNFSTLPPGWIGVTGTTPDVFGMNGWGWASKILPQIDQGPLYNSINFSAKMESPANAIARISPISAFRCASDTAPGSVWKIQDESATDLAELAVANYIGVFGTSEIDHCADHPNTPCMGEGAFFQNSRVQIRDFTDGLSNTLIVGERRTRRDNGYSWTSTWAGVVANGDDAITRVLGSSDHTPNNPANHIDDFSSYHVGGAHFVLGDGSVRFISANMDHGLYQNLTTRAAGDLVGEF
- a CDS encoding PQQ-binding-like beta-propeller repeat protein, producing the protein MNRPFPMLVSVLCWMACAAVSTAVGAEQTPPATPPWSGFLTGISSNPVNPEQLPLTWTPETVTWKASLQGDGQSSPVIWENSAYVTSVDGPNKETYYVSRIDLADGSIRWSKAIPSTDPVESTYLVSRAAPTPVCDATNVYVFFESGDLIALTHDGKEVWKRSLSVDYGRFDNKFGLAASPVQDESSLYILIDHAGPSYILAINKNDGSTRWRTPRESRRSWSSPFLAHIDGQPQIVCSSVGSVDGYDPASGQQLWSYEDVGGNSSATPIVFNGNQVLLGASARSSEGTSEKGERTNLLGRIVRDNDGWKFNVQWVADKARGSFSSPVCSQQRAYWINSSGVIFCLDLASGRELFSRRLSCGACWATPIPVGDRIYVFGKDGITTVLQAADEYIELAAVNRLWPSPEEAEKKPDAPSIQGEQDPNRRRAMQNAAGPIQYGAVVIPQGVVIRSGNALYCVKSVSAPQ